Sequence from the Blastocatellia bacterium genome:
TATAAACATCGCGCTCCTAACGGAGCTGGGGAAACTGCTTCCTGCCTCTTGCCTCCTGCCTCCTAATCCTCAGCCCCTCTCCCCGTCCTTGCCGATGGCCACGGCGATGTGATACTTACCAGATTCTTTCATGACTGGCTCGTTCAATCGCCGACATCTCCTGCTCGTCGCCCTGCTCTGCCTGGCGGCGGTTCCCTACTTCACGAGGCTTGGCGCATCGTCACTGTGGGATGCCAACGAAGCCTTCTACGCCGAAACGCCGCGCCGGATGATCGAATCGGGCGACCTCATCAATCCGAGCTTCAACGATCAGCCACGCTTCAACAAGCCGCCGCTTTCATACTGGGTGGTCGCCTTGTTCTATAAGCTGTTCGGCGTGTCTGCGACTGCCGAGCGGCTGGCGATTGCGCTGGGCGCAATCCTCATGATCGTCACGGCGTTCACGCTCGGGCGCTTGCTCTATTCGACAGAAGCGGGATTATACGCCGCCCTGGCCCTGGCCATTGCGCCGCGCTTTCTGATGTTTTCGCGCCGCATCATGATCGATGTCTACATGGCGATGTGGATGGCGGCGGCGCTCTTGTTCTTCGCCCTCGCCGAAGCGCGCCCCAGCGAGCGAAAGCGCTACCTCATCCTGATGTATGTGGCCGTGGGCCTGGGGGTGTTGACTAAAGGGCCTGCGGCGGCGCTGCTGCCGGCGCTGGCTGTAGTCATCTATCTGGCGCTGCACCGCGAGCTGCGGCGCTGGCGCGAGATGATGCTGCCGCTCGGCGCGCTGATCGTCGCCGCCATCGTCTCGCCCTGGTATCTGGCCATCTACGAGCAGCACGGCTGGCACTACATTTCCACGTTCATCCTGAAAGACAACCTGTCGCGCTACACGCAGCCGGTGTGGGGGCCGCGCCGCGGCGTCTTTTTTTATATCCCGGTCGTTTTGGGGGATATGTTTCCCTGGTCGCTTTTTCTCATTCCCGTCCTCCTGCTTGCCGCCCGCGGCTGGCTGCAAAGCTCACGGCTCATGGCACGCTTGCGCCGCAACCCAGAGCGAGGGGTAGAGACAACTCAGGCCAACGCGAATGAGGCGAGCGCGCCGTCAAGCGCGCGCCTCGAACGATTATGCCTGATCTGGGTAGCGGTGACCGTCGGCTTCTTTTCGCTGTCACAGAACAAAGAAGACCTCTACATCCTGCCGATCTATCCGGCAGCGGCGGCGCTGGTCGGCGCCTTTCTGGCGCGCGCCATCGAAACCCCCAATAGCGAAGCTCACATTGCCCGCCCGTGGCGCAACTGGGCGCGCTGGAGCGCGGCGGCGATGGGCGGCTTGATCGCCGCTAGCGGGTTGGGCGTTCTTTACCTTTTCGCGCACTCGGCGGCGGATTACCAGTTTGACGGCGCGCGCTTGATTGGCGCCATCGCGGCCACCGGCGGCTTGATCGCCCTGGCGCTCAGCCTGTTCAAGCGCCGGCGGCTGGCGGTGCTGGTGACGGCGTTGACCGCCGTCGCCTTCAACCTGGTATTCGTGGCACGAACGCTCGCGGACTTCGAGCGCTTCAAGCCTGTGCGCCCGTTCTGCGAGTTGGTTCGAGCCGAAGCGCCCGCCGCCGCGCTGGTCGGTTATTACCGCTACGCCGCGCCGAGCATGGTCTTCTACCTGCGGCGGCCAGTCTTCGAGTATTACCGGCCCGAAGAACTGCTCGACGCCTGGGGTTCGGGCCGCGCCGTCTATTGCGTGATGCTCGCCGATGAATACGAGGCGCTCAGGCCGCAATTGCCGACGCCTGCGAGGGTTCTTGCCAGCCGTCCGGTCTTTCAAGTAAAGTTGAAGTCTATACTGGAAAAGAAAGAGCCTCCCCAGTTGTTATTGATCACAAATCAAGGTGGTGCGGTATTCGCCGAATAAATAAAACCCTGTTCACGGTGCTGAAGATTGCCGTTAGCCTCGGCATTCTGGCCTACATCTTTCTGAGGGTGGTTGACTTCAACCTGCTCTGGAAAGAGTTGATCACGGCGAACCCGCTTTACTTCGCCGCCGCCGTCCTGGTCTATTTTCTCGTCCAGGGGTTGAGCACCTGGCGCTGGCACATGCTGTTGAAGCCACAGGGCCTGGACGTGCCGTTTCCAAGAGTCCTGGCCTATTACTTTCTCGGCATGTACTTCAACTTCTTCCTGCCCTCGGCCATCGGCGGCGATGTCGTTAAGGTCTACTACCTGAACAAGGAGACTAAACAACTGAGCGCCTCGGCATCGTCGGTCTTCTTCGACCGCGACATCGGCATGGGCGGGCTGGTGTTGATCGCGCTGGTGACGGCACTGCTCGCAGAGCCGGGGCGCATGTCGATCAACGGCGTGCCGCTGGTGCCGATCTTCGCGCTCATCGCCATCGGTTTTCTGGCCGCTAATCTGGCGATTTTTTACCGCCCGACCTACAACCTGCTGCACCGCTTGTTGAGCCTGTTCAAGATGAAACGGGTGGACGACCGTGTCGAGCGGCTGTTCAACTCGGTGAACGTCTATCGCAATCGCTGGGGAATGATCACGGCGACGATGGTCATATCACTGGGCGTGCAGGTTGGCTGCGCCATTGTGAACTTGCTGGCCGCCAGGGCCATCGGCATCACGGAGGCGGGGCTGGCCGATTACATGGTCTTCATACCGGCCATCGGCTTGATCAGCATGATTCCGATTTCGGTCGGCGGCACGGGCTTGCGCGAAGCCTCTTACATCCTGATGTTTTCTTCCGTGGGGGTCGGACGGCCCCAGGCGCTGGCGCTTTCGATCCTCTGGCTCGGCGTCATCGCCATCACCAGCCTGCCCGGCGGCATCGTCTACATCGCGCGCGGCAGCGGCAAGGCCGATCATATTCCGCCCGACGTCGAAACGCTTGAAGCCGAGGCTTCGCAAGACCCGGGGATCGGCAATAAGTCGGGGGCTTCGTTTTCGACGCTGCCTGAGCAAGCGGAGGAGAGCCCGACGACTGTCTGAGCCGTCGCCGCTGCTAATAACGCAACCGCGCAGCTTGCCGGGCGTTTATTGAGTATCACTGGTTATGAGCATTATCAAGAAGTCATTCGCAACCGTTATCACCGTCACCTTCTTCGTCTGCCTGTCGGCGACAGCGTCGGCGCAAAAGTCAAAATCGCCCCCCGTCGAGATGCCGATGGATAAGCAGTACGAATTGAGTCGCAAAGCCGCGCCGCTGCCGAGCGGGCCGGATTTTTACATCGAGCCGGTCGCCGGTCGGATTCTGCAATTCAGCATCTTGCTGACCGATAACAACAACCGCTCGGTGCCCGGAACCTTCATCCGCCCGCAGATCGAGATTCTCGAAGACTTGCTGCTCGCCAGCAAGGCGTTCGCGCTCAATGAAGAAGAGGTCGGCACCGCCAGCAAGCCGAAGATCACGCGCTTCATGGATAAGCATGAAAAGGCCTTTATCATCGATGTGCAGAAGGCGGGCGACAAGACCCATTTCTTCCTGACGATTGAATCGTTGTTCGGGAGGCTTACGATAGACGCAGGGGTCATCAAGCGCGGCGCTAAGAAGCCCGGCGAGGCGGAAGCGCCGGAGCCGCTATTTTATAAGATCATCACACGCGTGCAGGAAGCCAAAAGCGCTGCCCTGACCCTCCCTCAGGGCCAGTAAGCGCGGCAGGCTATCAAATCAGGAGCTTTCAGGCATCGGATGATTCTGGCGAGCGGTTCAGGTGAATGGCTCGACCTGCCGGCCCGGCACCGTTTTTCGTTTAGCAATCAATTCTCCGACCGTCACCAGAAAGCCATCAAAATCGAAAGGTTTTTCGGCGGCAGCGTCCGCGCCGGCGTCAATCGCTTCGCGCGCCACATGCGCCCCGAAGGCGGTGACGACCAGCACCGGCGTCTTGTCGAGCAGGTGATCTCGGCGCACACGCTGCACGAACTCGATGCCGTTCATATTCGGCATATGGATGTCTGTGATAATTAGATCAGGGTCTTGCCCGATGGCCGCCGCTAATCCGGCTTCCCCATCGCCTGCCGCGATCACATCATAGCCGCTCATGCGCAACAGCTTGGCGAGAATGTCACGCGAGTCGCGATTGTCTTCGATGACCAGTATCTTTCCCTGTTCCTCGTTCATGGCCATACCCGTTCGTCCCTAACCACTCACGCGTCTCTTAAGATGATTCTACTCCCAGTCGCCGCTAAACTGTACTGGCATTATGGGTCGCAATGAAGATGCAAGAATTTGTCCCCGCTGATTGGGTCTTCGGCCATAGGCGTTGTTGCGATTGATTCGCGCGCGGCGACAAGCCAGGGGAGGCGGTCAAAAGATCAAGGACGAAGGGCCGATTCGGGAGCCAAAATGAAGAAGGGAGGGGATCATCTCCCCTCCCTCTCACAATCGCTTAGCTACGCCACGTCTTGTGCAATAAGAGTTTTCAATATGCGACCGTGCGAGCTGTGGACGCTTGTGAGTGTTCGAGATTAAAATCCGAACTCGCGGTTATCTTCATCAACCGTTGTGCCAGAGTCCGCCCCGGCTGCTGATTTTTCGCCAAGCACGGCGCTAACTTGCTCGTTCACACGAAAAAAAGCTCTGTTACAGCCCGGCGACCGCCTGCCATACGACTCTGGGTGAGAGACGAAAATCCATTCGCGTCACATTCATAGCTCAACCGTGAGACACTTATGCCGCCACCACCGGCCGCGCGGCGTCGGATTACCCCAGGCGGTCAAGGTCGGGAACCCAGAAGGCGTAGCCGCGCTCCTGGTACTGTCGCTCTATGCATGTCAATCCAAGCTCAGGCAAACGCTCCTGGCTATGTCCTAGGTAGGTGAAATGCGGCAGGTCGTTCGGCACTGTGCGAAACCAGCCATAGCGGCCCAGGACCTGCTCGACGCGCTCGTCCTGATACTCGGCCACGTCAAAAGCCAGCAGCGACAGATGCTGAGACGCCCCCGGCGCGGCGACCGAATAGAGAATCGAGCGGTCGAAGAAGGTGCCGAAATAGAGTTCTTCGCTCGCCTCGATTTCCAGGATGAGACCGACCTGCTCGACCGGCGCAAGCTGACGGATATGTGAGGCGCGCTCCCTTGTGATTCGGCCTTCGGCTTCCCAGTGTTCGAGGCCGCGCGTGACGTTGCGCACCCAGAGATTCAGCGTGTCTTGATAAGAGCGCCCGCCGGAATCCTGTGCCCGCGCCGTGATCTGGCCTTCGTGATCGTTCATCTCTGAAGCGGCGCGGATCAGCGCGTCGAGGGCTTCGGACTGCAAAGTCATCTCGTAATCGCCGATGCGGGCGCGGCTGACGCTCAAGGTCAACTGGAAGGCGTCAACCTCCGCCGCATCGGCAAAGATGATCGTCGGTGGCGGGGTCGCCGTCGTCACAA
This genomic interval carries:
- a CDS encoding glycosyltransferase family 39 protein — encoded protein: MTGSFNRRHLLLVALLCLAAVPYFTRLGASSLWDANEAFYAETPRRMIESGDLINPSFNDQPRFNKPPLSYWVVALFYKLFGVSATAERLAIALGAILMIVTAFTLGRLLYSTEAGLYAALALAIAPRFLMFSRRIMIDVYMAMWMAAALLFFALAEARPSERKRYLILMYVAVGLGVLTKGPAAALLPALAVVIYLALHRELRRWREMMLPLGALIVAAIVSPWYLAIYEQHGWHYISTFILKDNLSRYTQPVWGPRRGVFFYIPVVLGDMFPWSLFLIPVLLLAARGWLQSSRLMARLRRNPERGVETTQANANEASAPSSARLERLCLIWVAVTVGFFSLSQNKEDLYILPIYPAAAALVGAFLARAIETPNSEAHIARPWRNWARWSAAAMGGLIAASGLGVLYLFAHSAADYQFDGARLIGAIAATGGLIALALSLFKRRRLAVLVTALTAVAFNLVFVARTLADFERFKPVRPFCELVRAEAPAAALVGYYRYAAPSMVFYLRRPVFEYYRPEELLDAWGSGRAVYCVMLADEYEALRPQLPTPARVLASRPVFQVKLKSILEKKEPPQLLLITNQGGAVFAE
- a CDS encoding lysylphosphatidylglycerol synthase transmembrane domain-containing protein, whose product is MLKIAVSLGILAYIFLRVVDFNLLWKELITANPLYFAAAVLVYFLVQGLSTWRWHMLLKPQGLDVPFPRVLAYYFLGMYFNFFLPSAIGGDVVKVYYLNKETKQLSASASSVFFDRDIGMGGLVLIALVTALLAEPGRMSINGVPLVPIFALIAIGFLAANLAIFYRPTYNLLHRLLSLFKMKRVDDRVERLFNSVNVYRNRWGMITATMVISLGVQVGCAIVNLLAARAIGITEAGLADYMVFIPAIGLISMIPISVGGTGLREASYILMFSSVGVGRPQALALSILWLGVIAITSLPGGIVYIARGSGKADHIPPDVETLEAEASQDPGIGNKSGASFSTLPEQAEESPTTV
- a CDS encoding response regulator; amino-acid sequence: MAMNEEQGKILVIEDNRDSRDILAKLLRMSGYDVIAAGDGEAGLAAAIGQDPDLIITDIHMPNMNGIEFVQRVRRDHLLDKTPVLVVTAFGAHVAREAIDAGADAAAEKPFDFDGFLVTVGELIAKRKTVPGRQVEPFT